TGGTGGCCGTAGAGCTCGAAGCCCGGGTAGGACAGCTGGGCTTCGTACCAGACCGCCGGCACCGCGAAGCGGATATGCGGGTCGCCGGCCAGCAGCGGCTTGCCGCTGGCGGTGCGGCTGCCGGAAACGGCCCAGGCGTTGCTGCCTTCGTACTGCGGCAGGCCGGCTTCCACCAGGGCCTGCTGGCTGAGCCGTGCCAGGTGGTTGAGGTCCTGCCAGTCGGCGCTGGCCAGGGGTTGGCCGACCACGCCCTCGGGGTGCCAGTCGAGATCGAAGGCCTTCAGGTAGTCGGTGCCCAGTTCGTCGCGCACGTAGGTCATCACCGGCTCGGTACGGAAGGCGGCGGCGAAGCTGTAGGCCATGTAGCCGGCGACGGAGAGGGTGTCCTCGACGGTGAAGGGGCGCTTGTCGATGCCCAGCAGGTCGAACTCGACGGGGGCCGGGCGGCTGTCCTGGTACTGGTTGATGCCGTCCAGGTAAGCCACCAGTGCCTGGTAGGCGGGGCTGTTCCTGTCCATGCGGCGGGCGTATTCATCGGCGTGGGCACGAATGCCCAGGGTGCGGAACAGGCGATCGGTGTCCACCAGGCGGGCGCCCAGCACTTCGGCCAGTTCGCCGCGGGCCAGGCGGCGCAGCATTTCCATCTGGAACAGGCGGTCCTGGGCATGCACGAAGCCCAGGGCACGGTAAAGGTCGGCCTCGTTGCCAGCCTGGATATGGGGTACGCCGCGCTCGTCGTAACGCACGGTCACCGGCGCCTGGAGGTGGGCCAGGGCCAGCTCGCCATCGCGTACGGGCCTTCCGCTCTCGCTGTACCAGGTGGCGCCGGCGGCGGCCGCGGCGATCATCACGGCAAGGGCCGTCAGGGTGCGTTTCATGCACGTTTCTCCTTGTTGTAGTGGTCGCGGCATTCTCGCCAAGGCCGCCGGGGTGGGCATTGACCCTGGACCCGCAAGCTGAAAGTCTTTGGTCAATCCCTGGAGTTCCTCGATGCCCGCTTCTTCCCCGGATCGCCTCGACGCCTTGCCCCTGACCCATTCCGCGACCTTGCGGCGCCTGCTCTATGAAGCCCTGTCGGACCTGGGACTGGACCCCGGCCAGGTCTACCTCGGCATCAACCAGCACCGCAGGCTCAGGCCACCGCCCGCGGACGGGCGCCTGCACCACGATGACGCCCCGCAGTTCTGGCTGGCCGCGGACGCCCTGTGCGGCGATCCGGACATCGGCCTGCACCTGGGGGAAGCGATGAAACCACGGTTGCTGGACGTCGTGGGTTATCTCCTGCTGGCCAGCCGGGACCTGGAGGAGGCCCTGGTGAGTTTCCTGCGCTTCCAGCACATCCTCTCCGGCGGTTTCGTCGCCCAGATGCGGGTGGAGGGCGACCATGCTCGGCTGGTGATCGACCTCAACTACCTGGGCTATTCCTCGCTTCGTCAGCAGATGGAGTGCCTGGCGCTGCTCTTCACCAAGCTGCTGGGTTCGATCACCGATGGGGAGTTCCGCCTCCTCGGCGTGGAGTTCCGCCATCCGCGCCCGGCCCGGGTGAGCGAGCATCAGCGACTCTTCGGCCTGATGCCGGCGTTCGGCTGCGAGCACGATGTGCTGGTGTTTCCCGCCGCGCTGCTGAAACGCCCGTCGCGCACGGCCAACCCGGACCTGCACCGGCTGCTCTGGGGGCATGCGGAGACGCAACTGGCCGCCCTGGCCGGCAACGACCTGTTGAATCGCCTGCGCTATCTGCTGGAAGTTCGACTGGGCCGGGCGTCCTGCACCCTGGAGGCCTGCGCCGCCGAGTTGGGGATGTCCGCCGGGGCGCTGCAGCGCGCCCTCGCGGAGCAGGGCGCCAACCTGCGCCGGCTGCGGGAGTCGGTCCAGCGCGGCCGCGCCATGGAGCTGTTGCGGGAGGGACGGACGCTCAGGGAAGTGGCGCGGGGCTGCGGCTTTTCCGAGCTGTCCCCGTTCTACCGCGCTTTCCGGCGCTGGTACGGGGCCACACCTGATCACTGGCGGGCCCGCCTGGGGCCTGCCTAGAGCGGGCTCCGCCAACCGCAGAAGCAGCCGGCCGCCAGGGTGCCGCCGACGCTCACCGGGCGATTGTCGATCAGCGCGTCCAGCACCGGCTCGATGAAGCTGTTGTCCGAGGTGCAGACGGCGCCTTCGCTGTAGGGGCCGAAGTAGGCCAGGTTGCCGTCGCGGTCCCAGATGCCCACGGCCGGTACGGCCGGCAACTGCTCGGAGCCGGGGACTTCGGTGAGTGGCTCGAGGGCTTCCAGTCCTGGTGGCAATTGCCCTCTGCTGCCCGGCTTCTGCAGGGCGTAAAAGGCCACGCCCTGGGGTGCGAAGCGCTGGATCAGCTCGGCCAGGTGCTGCTGGTTTCCGGCGTTGCAGGGGCAGGCCGGGTCCCAGAAATGCACCAGCCGGATCGGTCCCTTGCCCGCCAGTTCCCTCGGCAATTGCAGGTGCTCGCCGGTGAACACCGTGGGCTGCGGATTGAAGGGACGGATGAAGCGGGACTCGTACCAGCGGTAGGCGAGAACCAGCGCGATCACGCAGGCGAGGGCGATCAGGCCGATCTTGAGTGGTCGGGAGTGAGCGATGGGCATGGGTGGGGCCTTCTGTCGAGGCGCCTAGCTTGCCATGCCGCGCCGGCCAGAAGAATATCGGCTGCCATGCAGGGCCCCGAGCGGTCCTGTGGTCCCATCAGCCGTACCAGGGAAGCCCGATGTCCGACTCCATCCAGCCCGATCTACTGCGCCCGCTGCTGCGCCCCCTCGCGGTCGGCGCCGCCGACCTGCGTCAGGCCCAGGGTTACCGGGCCTTCTATCGGCTGGATTTCTCCGACCGCCATCCCGGGGTGGAGGCTCGCCTGGGCTGCATGGAGGCGGCGGGCTACAGCCTGGTCACCCAGCTCTGGCTGCCACCCACGCCCCGGGCCACCCTGGTGGTGCTGCACGGTTACTACGACCACATGGGGCTCTATGGCCACCTGGTGGAGTGGGCCCTGGGCCTCGGCCTTGCGGTGATCGCCTGCGACCTGCCGGGGCATGGGTTGTCCAGCGGCACTCGGGCCAGCATCGGGGATTTCGCCGAGTACCAGGCCGCCCTCGGGGCGCTGCTGGCGGAAGCCGAGTCGCTGGGCCTGCCGCAACCCTGGCACCTGGCCGGGCAGAGCACGGGCGGCGCCATCCTGCTGGACTACCTGCTGACGGGGGAAGCGCGACCGGAGCTGGGGGAAACCCTGCTGTTCGCGCCCCTGGTGCGGCCCCGCGCCTGGGGCTGGTCGAAGTTCAGCTACCGGTTGCTGCGCCCCTTCGTCGAGGGCATTCCCCGGCGCTTCAGCGTCAACTCCGGCGATGCCGAGT
This genomic window from Pseudomonas furukawaii contains:
- a CDS encoding AraC family transcriptional regulator, with translation MPASSPDRLDALPLTHSATLRRLLYEALSDLGLDPGQVYLGINQHRRLRPPPADGRLHHDDAPQFWLAADALCGDPDIGLHLGEAMKPRLLDVVGYLLLASRDLEEALVSFLRFQHILSGGFVAQMRVEGDHARLVIDLNYLGYSSLRQQMECLALLFTKLLGSITDGEFRLLGVEFRHPRPARVSEHQRLFGLMPAFGCEHDVLVFPAALLKRPSRTANPDLHRLLWGHAETQLAALAGNDLLNRLRYLLEVRLGRASCTLEACAAELGMSAGALQRALAEQGANLRRLRESVQRGRAMELLREGRTLREVARGCGFSELSPFYRAFRRWYGATPDHWRARLGPA
- a CDS encoding DUF6436 domain-containing protein, coding for MPIAHSRPLKIGLIALACVIALVLAYRWYESRFIRPFNPQPTVFTGEHLQLPRELAGKGPIRLVHFWDPACPCNAGNQQHLAELIQRFAPQGVAFYALQKPGSRGQLPPGLEALEPLTEVPGSEQLPAVPAVGIWDRDGNLAYFGPYSEGAVCTSDNSFIEPVLDALIDNRPVSVGGTLAAGCFCGWRSPL
- a CDS encoding alpha/beta hydrolase, encoding MSDSIQPDLLRPLLRPLAVGAADLRQAQGYRAFYRLDFSDRHPGVEARLGCMEAAGYSLVTQLWLPPTPRATLVVLHGYYDHMGLYGHLVEWALGLGLAVIACDLPGHGLSSGTRASIGDFAEYQAALGALLAEAESLGLPQPWHLAGQSTGGAILLDYLLTGEARPELGETLLFAPLVRPRAWGWSKFSYRLLRPFVEGIPRRFSVNSGDAEFIDFVHRRDPLQPQTLPTAWVGALSRWIPRIERAAPSRRRPLVIQGDADMTVDWRHNLQVLEAKFDRPEVLMLEGAGHHLVNEVPAYRQRYFDFLGERLG